Proteins from a genomic interval of Clostridium sp. 'deep sea':
- a CDS encoding BlaI/MecI/CopY family transcriptional regulator, producing the protein MSNLKKLPNTEFEIMKVVWANEPPITTNIVMEQLGQKRKWKAPTIISLMLRLVERGYLSTEKRGKNRVYFPVVSKEEYLNFETGNFMKLYHENSFLSFVNTFYDGKQLSDCDIEELMKWVKEQRN; encoded by the coding sequence ATGAGTAATTTAAAAAAACTGCCTAATACAGAATTCGAAATTATGAAGGTTGTATGGGCTAATGAACCCCCTATTACTACAAATATAGTTATGGAGCAATTGGGTCAAAAACGTAAGTGGAAAGCCCCTACAATTATTTCTCTAATGCTTAGGTTAGTAGAGAGAGGGTATTTAAGCACAGAAAAAAGAGGAAAAAACAGAGTATATTTTCCTGTGGTTTCCAAAGAAGAGTATCTTAACTTCGAAACTGGAAACTTTATGAAACTTTATCACGAAAACTCATTTCTTAGTTTTGTTAATACTTTTTATGATGGAAAACAACTTAGTGATTGCGATATAGAGGAACTAATGAAATGGGTGAAAGAGCAGCGAAACTGA
- a CDS encoding M56 family metallopeptidase — translation MQYFINLLITCSISMSVLILIYIITTPWLSKKYDAKWIYYAWLVIIVGLIIPFRVNFNTAIFTIDPIPVATKVQQGITITRTVAEPNASLYTYSDMLYPKTTTINWSAIVAFIWIVGALLFVTSKIFKHYKFIKMANRWSEQVKDPQLLSLLHNIKQDMAISKNIEIQICSCITSPMMIGFVKPVILLPVANFSLDELQLILRHELVHFKRKDLWYKCLVFMATAIHWFNPVVYLMAKAIADQCEISCDAEVVKGSNLLNRQQYSETIIGVIKNQSKMQTVFATNFYGGIKGMKKRIFSIMDITKKKCGAIVLVMILIGTMATGSVFAVSEKAVNTANKSVQFAEKNGLATDLYNTDVSQVIISIDDGDTFMYNQDPKRARTIPNIVWWTYDEYKTWLKQEKINLQQIIGEKGWNPTEGWYVWTQQRVDKALQRYEKTLQDIKVGIKVSKTVNGKQNIAMVSTPINKAKITTAPSYIITVVDEKGNEKVFGPCESEQDLLDTVKSYYHRQIADGTIAQSEADKIIKKITK, via the coding sequence ATGCAGTACTTTATAAATTTATTAATAACTTGCTCTATATCTATGTCGGTGCTTATTCTTATTTACATTATTACAACTCCGTGGCTATCAAAAAAATATGATGCAAAGTGGATTTATTACGCTTGGCTGGTGATAATAGTAGGGCTTATCATACCCTTTCGAGTTAATTTTAATACCGCAATATTTACAATAGATCCCATACCTGTTGCAACTAAGGTACAGCAGGGTATAACTATCACACGTACAGTTGCTGAGCCTAATGCAAGTTTATATACTTATTCTGATATGTTATATCCAAAAACTACAACTATTAACTGGTCTGCTATAGTGGCATTTATTTGGATTGTTGGGGCACTACTATTTGTTACATCTAAAATATTTAAACACTACAAGTTTATTAAAATGGCAAACAGATGGAGTGAGCAGGTAAAAGATCCACAACTGCTTAGTTTATTACATAATATAAAGCAAGATATGGCAATATCTAAAAATATAGAAATTCAAATATGTTCTTGTATAACAAGTCCTATGATGATTGGCTTTGTTAAGCCTGTAATTTTACTTCCAGTAGCTAACTTTAGTTTAGATGAGTTACAGCTTATTTTAAGGCATGAGCTGGTACACTTTAAACGAAAGGATTTATGGTATAAGTGTCTTGTATTTATGGCAACTGCCATTCACTGGTTTAATCCTGTAGTTTATTTAATGGCAAAGGCAATTGCTGATCAATGTGAGATTTCTTGTGATGCAGAAGTAGTAAAAGGTAGCAATCTCCTTAATAGGCAGCAGTATAGTGAAACTATTATTGGGGTAATTAAAAATCAATCAAAAATGCAAACTGTTTTTGCCACAAATTTTTACGGTGGAATTAAAGGCATGAAAAAAAGAATATTCTCTATTATGGATATAACAAAGAAAAAATGTGGAGCTATTGTTTTGGTTATGATTTTAATAGGCACAATGGCAACAGGTAGTGTTTTTGCAGTCTCAGAAAAAGCAGTCAATACAGCAAATAAAAGTGTTCAGTTTGCTGAAAAAAATGGTTTAGCTACTGATTTATATAACACCGATGTATCACAAGTTATAATAAGTATAGATGATGGAGATACATTTATGTATAACCAAGACCCTAAAAGAGCTCGAACAATACCAAATATTGTATGGTGGACTTACGATGAATACAAAACATGGTTAAAGCAAGAAAAAATAAACCTACAGCAGATAATTGGTGAAAAAGGCTGGAATCCAACTGAGGGTTGGTATGTGTGGACTCAACAGCGTGTTGATAAAGCTCTACAGCGTTATGAAAAAACTTTACAGGATATTAAAGTGGGTATAAAAGTATCTAAAACCGTAAATGGCAAACAAAATATAGCTATGGTTTCTACTCCAATTAATAAAGCTAAAATTACAACAGCCCCAAGTTATATTATTACAGTGGTAGATGAAAAAGGAAATGAAAAAGTTTTTGGTCCTTGTGAATCAGAGCAAGATTTACTTGATACTGTTAAATCATACTATCACAGGCAAATAGCAGACGGTACTATAGCGCAATCGGAAGCCGATAAAATTATAAAAAAAATTACTAAGTAA